A part of Streptomyces sp. NBC_01750 genomic DNA contains:
- a CDS encoding DNA-binding protein: MIPRNRPVINERDIAQQAGVPLATWRRRDAPGFRQRVPALFDSRVHVYDQAQAHAFLNGQPIPPLPAEPHPDDLLNDEEAAALLGVTPGTVRAYASQSYLPRGTTVYSLRLWTRQDIETRHDTPPRQGQGGGRPLGKGGPNKAHAYEGDPRLYIAAEALTTSPGTPRTHLAAALAKQHGSSTRTWERLLTQAASTPAQ; the protein is encoded by the coding sequence GTGATCCCCCGCAACCGCCCCGTGATCAACGAGCGGGACATCGCCCAGCAGGCCGGTGTCCCGCTCGCCACCTGGAGGCGCCGTGACGCACCCGGATTCCGGCAACGCGTGCCCGCGCTCTTCGACAGCCGCGTACACGTCTACGACCAGGCCCAGGCGCACGCCTTCCTCAACGGACAGCCCATCCCCCCGCTGCCCGCCGAGCCACACCCCGACGATCTGCTCAACGACGAGGAGGCCGCAGCCCTGCTCGGAGTGACACCCGGCACCGTCCGCGCCTACGCCAGCCAGAGCTACCTCCCACGAGGCACAACCGTCTACAGCCTCCGCCTCTGGACCCGCCAGGACATCGAGACCCGCCACGACACCCCTCCCCGCCAGGGGCAGGGCGGCGGACGCCCCCTCGGCAAAGGCGGCCCCAACAAGGCCCATGCCTACGAAGGCGACCCCCGCCTGTACATCGCCGCAGAAGCTCTCACCACATCGCCGGGGACCCCCCGCACACACCTCGCTGCCGCCCTGGCCAAGCAGCACGGCAGTTCCACCCGCACATGGGAGCGCCTGCTCACCCAGGCCGCCAGCACCCCCGCCCAGTGA
- a CDS encoding adenylate kinase, which yields MRRVALFGPPATGKSTLARWLSTELDEPHTDLDDILFTAEGPLPLEEFRRQAAEITSTDGWIVEGNFSKLADVVWHRADTLIWLDFPLPLILYRITSRNLRQLAGREDSAQARRLTWSTAFFARRSLLRTAIRKYRANRPRYARQMAETAGLGVEVVRLRSPREVQRWRQRTAKGPAESRSRAARHTTGP from the coding sequence ATGCGACGGGTCGCACTGTTCGGGCCCCCCGCCACGGGAAAGTCGACGCTCGCCCGCTGGCTCTCCACGGAACTCGACGAACCCCACACCGACCTCGACGACATCCTGTTCACCGCTGAGGGGCCGCTGCCGCTGGAGGAATTCCGCCGGCAGGCAGCAGAGATCACCTCCACCGACGGATGGATCGTCGAAGGGAACTTCTCCAAGCTCGCAGACGTCGTCTGGCACCGGGCCGACACCCTGATCTGGCTGGACTTTCCTCTGCCCCTGATCCTGTACCGGATCACCAGCCGCAACCTGCGCCAGCTGGCCGGCCGCGAGGACAGCGCACAGGCCCGGCGTCTCACCTGGTCCACTGCGTTCTTCGCCCGCCGGTCACTCCTGCGCACCGCCATCCGCAAGTACCGCGCCAACCGGCCCCGCTACGCCCGGCAGATGGCCGAGACCGCCGGCCTCGGCGTCGAGGTCGTACGGCTCCGCAGCCCGCGCGAGGTCCAGCGCTGGAGGCAGCGGACAGCGAAAGGGCCGGCGGAGAGCCGCTCACGAGCGGCCCGGCACACCACCGGCCCTTAA
- a CDS encoding recombinase family protein, translating to MTTTPAEWADTESPLEAFPTNASGARVGYARVSTKGQLLDRQIAALTAAGCVRVFSDKKSGKDAEREELRATLDYLRPGDTLVVPSLDRLGRSIQDLISIVGGLRKRDIGFQSLHEALDTTTPGGRLVFHVFAALAEFIRELIVQGTHEGLEAARARGERIGRPPAMTEEQIRHARALLAQPENTVTSIAKLLGVSRTTLYKYVPELRVGRDALVAGDRGPALPGPR from the coding sequence ATGACGACAACTCCCGCAGAGTGGGCGGACACCGAGAGCCCGCTGGAAGCCTTCCCCACCAATGCGTCCGGCGCCCGGGTCGGGTACGCGCGCGTGTCCACGAAGGGGCAGTTGCTCGACCGCCAGATCGCCGCACTGACGGCGGCCGGCTGCGTCCGGGTGTTCTCTGACAAGAAGTCCGGCAAGGACGCCGAACGCGAGGAACTGCGGGCGACGCTCGACTACCTGCGCCCCGGGGACACGCTCGTGGTGCCCTCCCTCGACCGCCTCGGCCGCTCGATCCAGGACCTGATCTCGATCGTGGGGGGTCTCCGCAAGCGAGACATTGGGTTCCAGTCTCTGCACGAGGCACTCGACACAACCACCCCGGGCGGGCGGCTGGTGTTCCACGTGTTCGCGGCCCTCGCGGAGTTCATCCGGGAACTCATCGTGCAGGGCACGCACGAGGGCCTGGAGGCGGCGCGGGCCCGCGGCGAGCGCATCGGGCGGCCTCCGGCGATGACGGAGGAACAGATCCGGCACGCCCGGGCCCTGCTCGCGCAGCCGGAGAACACGGTCACCTCCATCGCGAAGCTGCTCGGTGTCTCGCGTACGACGCTGTACAAGTACGTGCCCGAACTGAGGGTTGGCCGCGACGCTCTCGTGGCAGGCGACCGGGGTCCGGCCCTACCTGGACCCCGGTGA